From one Hirundo rustica isolate bHirRus1 chromosome W, bHirRus1.pri.v3, whole genome shotgun sequence genomic stretch:
- the LOC120764892 gene encoding endogenous retrovirus group K member 6 Gag polyprotein-like produces MVRDDEAAEEDQDMSITDDDIIRITASAGIPLRKAKALEFSQQASSFLLSKDFMKQFFRQFTEAASEFQHDPMSSFSRIFLPRKGAAEKFDDAQQSLVPVLREKEKETKQDEVQPQKQVDPGKDEAAAKLQTQQSIPELDKTKASGAPEFLATDWTDIRKYALKGEMLPMGSRGMAMPVTYDAQDANPRWERLDREVVRDLMKAVRDNGLGSPYFKQLLKGTFNIYDLTPFDLKSLASMILTDSQFIIWEAKWRKALNELRVKYQGGANAGFTVGQLTGDPPLDSPARQARVFPREVLADIKNAARKAMVQIPPAGVTESSFTDIKQGPSESFTSFINRLTQAVERQVTDEGVKSHLIQCLAFANVNPECKRVISAMPGQPSMAEILEACSKVGTPQHVATILGDQVEKAVKEAFVNFQQRQCYKCGKQGHFKKDCPELAEIASSLDVCPRCGIHVCSA; encoded by the coding sequence ATGGTGAGGGATGATGAGGCTGCGGAAGAGGATCAGGACATGTCAATTACAGATGACGACATCATCCGGATCACTGCTTCAGCGGGCATTCCTCTCCGGAAAGCAAAAGCACTTGAGTTTTCACAGCAAGCTTCATCATTCTTGTTATCTAAGGACTTTATGAAGCAGTTTTTCCGGCAATTCActgaagcagcttcagaatttCAACACGACCCcatgtcttctttctctcgaaTTTTTCTTCCTAGGAAAGGTGCTGCAGAGAAATTTGATGATGCCCAGCAATCCCTGGTTCCTGTTCTtcgggaaaaggaaaaggaaacaaaacaggatgAGGTGCAGCCTCAAAAACAGGTGGATCctggaaaggatgaagcagcagcaaaactgcaaacacagcagTCAATTCCGGAATTGGACAAGACAAAGGCTTCTGGTGCACCAGAATTTCTTGCAACAGACTGGACGGATATAAGGAAATATGCATTGAAGGGGGAGATGCTTCCGATGGGTTCAAGAGGCATGGCCATGCCAGTGACTTATGATGCACAGGATGCAAACCCAAGATGGGAGCGACTGGATCGTGAAGTCgtcagggatctgatgaaagccgttcgtgataatggattggggtctccgtacttcaaacaacttttaaaagggacatttaatatatatgatttaacaccatttgacCTCAAATCCCTTGCTTCAATGATCCTCACTGACTCACAATTTAtcatctgggaagcaaaatggagaaaagctcTTAATGAGCTCAGAGTCAAATACCAGGGGGGAGCAAATGCAGGCTTCACCGTTGGTCAATTGACTggtgatccaccacttgacagTCCAGCACGTCAAGCCAGAGTTTTTCCTCGAGAAGTGTTGGCAGACATCAagaatgcagccagaaaggcaatggtgcaaaTTCCACCAGCAGGAGTTACAGAAAGTAGTTTCACAGATataaagcaaggtccttcagaatcTTTCACCTCATTCATCAAtcgtctcacacaagcagtggagAGGCAAGTCACTGATGAGGGGGTGAAGTCACATTTGATTCagtgtcttgcatttgcaaatgtcAATCCAGAATGCAAACGTGTCATCAGTGCAATGCCAGGCCAACCTTCTATGGCAGAAATtctagaggcatgcagcaaggtggggacaccacagcacgTTGCCACGATTTTGGGGGAtcaggtggaaaaggctgtcAAAGAAGCATTCGTGAATTTTCAACAAAGGCAGTGCTACAAGTGTGGCAAACAGGGGCACTTCAAGAAGGACTGTCCAGAACTTGCAGAGATCGCAAGCTCACTGGATGTTTGTCCAAGGTGCGGTATTCATGTTTGCAGTGCGTGA
- the LOC131378759 gene encoding uncharacterized protein LOC131378759 isoform X1, which translates to MGGKLSAVQKGLYYSFNSVAELAQLKISKGELKRFVRWVFLHFPQTSPEQIYSSKFWQAVINKINNLALSGDKQASKFLNLASQLSAAVTKRNRKVQKQPDPRQPAPCSCSPALSPRPQKGVLKGAAGVLPAVSGPLRNPRSPRPGSPSQTAQGFLGSPGRAAREFHPSPFSPVNRPRVRFSLAEDSTPQNGVPSPYPQDGGDRMAQFSPSPYPPSFNPFLPALDQPNPFLSSTPPLPKKTLPMSPPSSRTPPSAPPSYSSHGNAHMTSSCSQTTPPVRRPASWASGSHAPPSGSHAPPSGSHDLGLEGEGPGPEPAEMHQPSPVPSVSPVVYKGSRGGHNVRAVHHPFSQATIGDLCKAHRDYGWDSPYFRGLLRSDLEAAVVIPADLRQLFSCLLDSTELKLWEAAWRQLLREALRPCRVSLPIQRLQLMKMGMPSPWNTSWVREGGRIRQTRSRASQSKPSW; encoded by the coding sequence ATGGGTGGTAAGCTCTCAGCCGTTCAGAAAGGactgtattatagttttaattctgttgctGAACTTGCccagttaaaaatttcaaagggcGAGCTCAAAAGGTTCGTCAGGTGGGTGTTCCTGCACTTCCCGCAGACGTCCCCGGAGCAAATTTACAGCTCCAAATTTTGGCAggctgtgattaataaaattaataatttggctctctcaggggacaaacaagcctccaaatttcttaatttggcttcgcagctttcagctgctgttacgaaaagaaataggaaagtgcagaaacagccgGACCCGAGACAACCTGCTCCCTGTTCTTGttcccctgccctttctcctcgtccccagaagggagtccttaagggagcagcaggagttcTGCCTGCTGTCTCAGGCCCCCTTAGGAATCCCCgatccccccgcccgggcagtcctagccagactgctcagggcttcttgggcagccctggccgggctgctcgagaattccacccttccccattttccccagttaacaGACCCCGAGTTCGATTTAGTTTAGCTGAGGATTCCACACCACAAaatggtgtccccagcccttatccccaagatggaggagaccgcatggcacagttctccccatccccctatcctccttccttcaatccctttcttcccgccCTTGATcagcccaaccccttcctttcctcaacCCCACCCCTTCCGAAAAAGACTCTGCCCATGTCTCCTCCCTCTTCAAGaactccaccctcagctcctcccagctactcctcccacgggaacgcccacatgacatcatcgtgttcccaaaccacgcccccagtcagaagacctgcctcctgggcttctggttcccacgctcccccttctGGTTCCCAtgctcccccttccggttcccacgaTCTGGGCCTGgagggggaggggccagggcctgagcctgcagagatgcatcagccttcccctgttccctcagtgtccccggTTGTCTacaagggctcccgaggagggcacaaTGTTCGAGCAGTCCACCACCCATTTTCTCAGGCCACCATCGGAGACCTCTGCAAGGCACATAGGGATTATGGgtgggacagcccctattttaggggcctGCTCCGCTCTGATCTCGAAGCCGCTGTTGTCATCCCAGCTGAccttaggcagctgttctcctgcctcctggacTCCACTGAGCTCAAGTtatgggaggcagcatggagacagctgcttaggGAGGCCTTGAGGCCTTGCCGAGTCTCCTTACCAATCCAGAGACTGCAAttgatgaaaatgggaatgccctcaccctggaacacctcatgggtgagggaaggtggaCGGATCCGACAGACCAGGAGTCGGGCATCCCAATCAAAGCCCTCATGGTAA